A window of the Pseudoalteromonas sp. A25 genome harbors these coding sequences:
- the gtfA gene encoding sucrose phosphorylase, whose protein sequence is MKNQVQLITYADRLTGSGLAQLKQLLDTSFDGLFSGVHILPFYYPIDGSDAGFDPIDHAQVDSRLGNWQALSDIGQEYEVMADLIVNHVSAQSVEFKDVLKNGSSSSYWSMFLKETDVFPHGITKTQADAIFRPRPTSCFSPKELASGEVVNFWTTFTDNQIDINVETDAGKGYLDKVLNLFAKNGVKIIRLDAAGFAIKRAGTSCFMTDETFAFIKQLAEQAHELGMETIAEIHSHYKTQIAVAKKVDRVYDFALPPLILHTLFSKNVDALVSWLTISPRNCLTVLDTHDGIGIVDAGPEGDKAGLLTATEVDHLVQTIHANSQGESLKATGAAASNVDLYQVNCSYYDALGKDDFAYLTARAIQFFSPGVPQVYYGGLLALNNDMALLEKTQVGRDINRSYLSLEQVKKHLAKPVVKGLFSLIKLRNESNAFNGEFSVQGSNSILSMKWQNQQELACLDIDLIQGTTVLSLSSAKQNKVINLADLLNN, encoded by the coding sequence ATGAAAAACCAAGTGCAATTGATCACTTATGCTGATCGTTTAACTGGAAGTGGTTTAGCACAACTGAAGCAACTTCTTGATACATCATTTGACGGGTTATTCAGCGGCGTACACATTTTACCATTTTATTACCCCATAGATGGCAGTGACGCTGGGTTTGATCCTATTGATCATGCACAGGTAGATAGTCGCCTTGGTAATTGGCAGGCACTGAGCGATATTGGGCAAGAGTATGAAGTGATGGCTGACTTAATAGTCAATCATGTTTCTGCTCAGTCGGTTGAGTTTAAAGATGTGTTGAAAAATGGTTCTAGTTCATCTTACTGGTCTATGTTTTTAAAAGAAACCGATGTATTTCCTCATGGTATAACTAAAACCCAAGCCGATGCGATTTTCAGACCGCGGCCAACGAGCTGTTTTTCGCCTAAAGAGCTGGCGAGCGGCGAAGTTGTCAATTTTTGGACTACTTTTACTGACAATCAAATAGACATCAATGTTGAGACTGATGCGGGTAAGGGGTATTTAGATAAGGTTTTGAATTTATTTGCTAAAAATGGTGTGAAAATTATTCGTCTTGATGCTGCTGGATTTGCGATTAAGCGCGCTGGTACCAGTTGTTTTATGACAGATGAAACTTTTGCGTTTATAAAGCAATTAGCTGAGCAAGCGCATGAGTTGGGCATGGAAACTATCGCTGAGATCCACAGTCATTATAAAACTCAGATAGCGGTGGCTAAAAAAGTCGATAGAGTTTATGACTTTGCACTGCCACCGCTTATCTTACACACCTTGTTTAGTAAAAATGTAGACGCGTTGGTATCTTGGTTAACTATCTCGCCTCGAAATTGTTTAACGGTGCTTGATACCCATGATGGCATTGGTATTGTTGATGCGGGTCCTGAAGGTGATAAAGCTGGGCTATTAACTGCCACAGAGGTCGATCATTTAGTGCAAACAATTCATGCCAATAGTCAAGGAGAGAGTTTAAAAGCGACGGGGGCTGCTGCAAGTAATGTTGACTTATACCAAGTAAATTGCAGCTATTACGACGCATTGGGTAAAGATGACTTTGCGTATTTAACCGCACGGGCGATACAGTTTTTTTCACCAGGTGTACCGCAAGTATACTACGGTGGGTTATTGGCATTAAACAACGACATGGCATTGCTGGAAAAAACGCAAGTAGGCAGAGATATCAACCGAAGTTATTTATCTTTAGAGCAAGTGAAAAAACACTTAGCTAAACCCGTTGTTAAAGGATTGTTTTCGCTTATTAAACTGCGAAATGAGAGTAATGCATTCAATGGAGAGTTTTCAGTGCAAGGTAGCAATAGCATACTGAGCATGAAGTGGCAAAATCAACAAGAGCTTGCTTGTCTCGATATTGATTTGATACAAGGAACAACCGTACTTAGCTTAAGTAGCGCCAAACAAAATAAGGTCATTAACTTAGCGGATTTGCTTAATAATTAA
- a CDS encoding MFS transporter, with protein sequence MTTSNLTTLRWLTYMMFFMFAMTSDAVGVIIPELIEQYNLTMTQASAFHYAPMIWIAISGLCLGFLADKIGHKTTILIGLTLFSMACFAFAASNSFLVFVILLSIIGVAIGLFKTAALALLGSLSPTSHAHTKTMNTVEGFFALGAIVGPALVSYMIIAGVSWIYLYVLAGILCILLALATLKVRFAAKSQPVSSQAPSFKHTLLMFKDLHALGFSAAIALYVATEVAIYVWMPTLLKTYQGEWTLLATYALTIFFILRALGRFMATWLLNLFSWQLVMLVLSTAIFLCYLATYLFGVNAAVVSLPLSGLFMSMIYPTLNSKGISCFAKHQHGSVAGVILFFTALSAAVAPLLMGVVSDHFGHIEYGFALATAFAALLMLAMLYNWWQDPAQIRLADS encoded by the coding sequence ATGACAACCAGCAACCTAACTACACTTCGCTGGCTCACATACATGATGTTCTTTATGTTTGCTATGACATCAGATGCTGTGGGCGTGATCATTCCAGAGTTGATCGAGCAGTATAATTTAACCATGACACAAGCCAGTGCATTTCATTATGCTCCCATGATTTGGATAGCAATAAGTGGCCTATGCTTGGGTTTTCTGGCGGATAAAATTGGCCATAAAACAACGATTTTGATTGGTTTAACGCTGTTTTCTATGGCTTGTTTTGCGTTTGCTGCAAGCAACAGTTTTTTGGTTTTCGTGATATTACTGAGCATTATAGGAGTTGCGATTGGCCTATTTAAAACCGCTGCTTTAGCATTACTGGGTAGTCTAAGTCCGACTAGCCATGCACACACCAAAACGATGAATACCGTTGAGGGCTTTTTTGCACTAGGCGCTATTGTAGGGCCAGCTCTGGTAAGTTACATGATAATAGCGGGTGTAAGCTGGATTTATCTTTATGTTTTAGCAGGAATACTGTGTATTTTGCTTGCCTTAGCAACGCTCAAAGTACGCTTTGCAGCCAAATCGCAACCGGTATCTTCTCAAGCACCGAGCTTTAAGCATACTCTATTGATGTTTAAAGACTTGCACGCCTTAGGTTTTTCTGCAGCCATTGCCCTATATGTTGCCACCGAAGTAGCCATTTATGTTTGGATGCCTACCCTACTAAAAACCTATCAAGGCGAATGGACTTTACTAGCAACGTATGCGCTAACTATTTTCTTTATCTTAAGAGCCCTCGGGCGGTTTATGGCCACTTGGCTACTCAACCTATTTAGCTGGCAACTGGTGATGCTTGTATTGAGCACTGCAATTTTCTTATGTTATTTAGCTACTTATCTTTTTGGCGTAAACGCAGCCGTAGTAAGTTTACCGCTCAGCGGGCTATTTATGTCAATGATTTACCCAACTTTAAACTCTAAAGGCATATCTTGTTTTGCAAAACATCAACACGGCTCGGTAGCAGGGGTTATCTTGTTTTTCACCGCACTATCAGCAGCAGTGGCACCATTATTAATGGGTGTAGTGAGTGACCACTTTGGCCATATCGAATACGGCTTCGCGCTCGCCACCGCATTTGCCGCTTTGTTGATGCTGGCAATGTTATATAACTGGTGGCAAGACCCTGCGCAAATACGCCTAGCCGACAGCTAA
- a CDS encoding TonB-dependent receptor domain-containing protein — MRRITPTWFALSAITLAIGSNASAQEQAQSIAKPKNELEKIIVTGVPQKRTVMASSVSVSSISAEQINVSTPRTTAEAFRILPGVRSESTGGEGNANIAVRGLPVASGGAKFLQLQEDGLPILQFGDIAFGNADIFMRLDTTVQNVESIRGGSASTAASNAPGGIINFISKTGDSESGSITTTFGLDYDEFRTDFEYGSYLSDSVRFHIGGFVRQGEGARNTGYTGNQGGQIKANLTKDFDNGYVRLYFKHLDDKSTGYLPMPMRANGDSISGFDALSDTPHSAYFIKTQGLGADNENRQGDMRDGMHPQVDSFGVEASFDLDNNWTIENRLRVSSVKGTFNAPFPAEVGDAQNIAASIAGESATLKYANGPQAGMTVSDQNIMRIHTFDVEMQDFGSLVNDIKLTKTLASDTSITVGFYASEQSIAMSWLWNSYLMEIKGDNAALIDVFAVDGASYSDNGLYAYGTPAWGNCCQRNYDTDYSTRAPYIAVSSQLGDFTFDASVRYDWGEATGTYAGAVVSERDINGDGVISKPEEQVAGINLANPSVVNYDWDYTSYSIGGNYQINNSRAVFARLSEGARANADRLLFGKVAPDGSVTKEDAIDEVTQVELGLKQRFDNGSLFATAFYAQTEEQNFEATSQQFFDRQYEAQGIELEGVYFFGSFDFRGNLTWTDAEITKDALSPDVVGHTPRRQADFIYSLMGRYNMAQGAIGVSLIGTSDAYAQDNNDLKLDGYTQVNAFASYDVTQNLSVSLNVNNLFDTVGITEAEEGVIPDNGIIRARSINGRTTSFTLKYQF, encoded by the coding sequence ATGAGAAGAATAACCCCAACTTGGTTTGCCCTAAGTGCAATTACACTTGCGATAGGTTCAAATGCATCAGCGCAAGAGCAAGCCCAAAGTATCGCCAAACCTAAAAATGAACTAGAAAAAATCATCGTAACGGGCGTGCCACAAAAGCGCACAGTCATGGCGTCTAGTGTCTCGGTTAGTAGCATCTCGGCTGAACAAATTAATGTATCAACTCCTAGAACCACGGCTGAGGCATTTAGAATTCTGCCCGGAGTTCGCTCTGAATCTACAGGCGGTGAAGGTAATGCGAATATCGCCGTCAGAGGTCTACCCGTAGCATCTGGCGGAGCTAAGTTTTTGCAATTACAAGAAGATGGCTTACCGATTTTACAATTTGGCGATATTGCTTTTGGTAATGCTGATATTTTTATGCGCCTTGATACTACCGTGCAAAATGTCGAGTCTATCCGCGGAGGTTCGGCTTCAACTGCAGCAAGCAATGCACCCGGTGGTATTATTAACTTTATCTCTAAAACCGGAGACAGTGAGTCGGGCAGTATCACAACCACATTCGGTTTAGATTATGACGAGTTTAGAACCGACTTCGAGTACGGCAGTTACCTGTCGGATTCTGTGCGTTTTCATATTGGAGGCTTTGTACGTCAAGGCGAAGGAGCCAGAAATACCGGCTATACGGGTAACCAAGGCGGTCAAATCAAAGCGAACCTAACCAAAGACTTTGATAACGGTTATGTTCGACTTTACTTCAAGCATTTAGATGACAAGAGCACGGGTTATCTGCCCATGCCAATGCGCGCAAACGGCGACTCCATAAGCGGGTTTGACGCGCTTAGTGATACACCTCATTCAGCGTATTTTATCAAAACACAAGGTTTAGGCGCGGACAATGAAAATCGACAAGGGGATATGCGTGATGGCATGCATCCGCAAGTTGACAGCTTTGGGGTAGAAGCCAGTTTTGATTTAGACAACAACTGGACAATAGAAAACCGTTTACGCGTTTCTAGCGTTAAAGGCACCTTTAATGCACCATTTCCTGCCGAAGTGGGTGATGCACAAAATATTGCTGCTAGTATTGCTGGTGAAAGTGCAACACTGAAATATGCCAATGGCCCGCAAGCAGGCATGACTGTAAGTGACCAAAATATCATGCGAATTCATACCTTTGATGTAGAAATGCAAGATTTTGGTTCACTCGTTAACGATATTAAATTAACTAAAACGTTAGCAAGTGACACCTCCATCACTGTGGGCTTTTACGCGTCAGAGCAAAGCATTGCCATGTCTTGGCTGTGGAATTCTTATCTAATGGAGATCAAAGGCGATAATGCCGCATTGATTGATGTATTTGCAGTGGATGGTGCATCATACTCAGACAATGGCCTTTATGCTTATGGTACACCTGCATGGGGCAATTGCTGTCAACGTAACTACGATACCGATTACTCAACAAGAGCCCCTTATATCGCAGTGTCTAGTCAACTTGGTGATTTTACCTTTGATGCAAGCGTGCGTTATGACTGGGGTGAAGCAACAGGCACATACGCAGGCGCCGTGGTGTCAGAGCGTGATATTAATGGTGATGGGGTTATCTCAAAACCCGAAGAGCAAGTGGCAGGAATTAATCTAGCTAATCCTAGTGTGGTTAATTATGACTGGGATTACACCAGTTACTCTATCGGCGGTAACTATCAGATCAACAATAGCCGAGCTGTTTTTGCCCGACTCAGTGAAGGGGCGCGTGCCAATGCAGATCGCTTACTGTTTGGTAAAGTTGCGCCAGACGGCAGCGTTACAAAAGAAGATGCGATTGATGAAGTCACACAAGTTGAATTAGGCCTTAAACAGCGCTTTGACAATGGCAGTTTATTTGCCACCGCCTTTTATGCGCAAACTGAAGAGCAAAATTTTGAAGCCACCAGCCAACAATTTTTTGACCGCCAATACGAGGCACAAGGCATTGAGCTTGAAGGCGTTTACTTTTTTGGCTCATTTGATTTTAGAGGTAATTTAACGTGGACCGATGCTGAAATTACCAAAGATGCATTATCTCCAGATGTGGTTGGACACACGCCTCGCCGACAGGCTGATTTTATCTATTCCCTGATGGGACGGTACAACATGGCACAAGGAGCCATTGGAGTGAGCTTGATTGGTACCAGCGATGCCTATGCGCAAGACAACAACGACTTAAAACTTGATGGCTATACTCAGGTCAATGCTTTTGCCAGTTACGATGTCACTCAAAACCTGTCAGTGTCTTTGAATGTTAATAACCTATTCGATACTGTCGGGATCACAGAAGCTGAGGAAGGCGTGATACCAGATAATGGAATTATTCGCGCCCGCAGTATCAATGGCCGTACAACGTCATTTACACTCAAGTATCAATTCTAG
- a CDS encoding carbohydrate kinase family protein, which produces MELFAPAVSMAVQRHLHSSINSRGLTMSHCAAMKLTCFGEALIDLLPDQKGALLPIVGGAPANAAVGFAKLGGNAEFIGGLANDAFGKKIRSTLESYGVTTRYCPAFDNTNTALAVVTLDEHNDRQFSFYRTQSADLLVREADFAKFQWPVCGLFHFCSNTLTTSEISKTHMALLKQADVHQQLISFDINLRLNLWHDVSQLSSRVEACYAYCDILKFSLEELEYLSEAANSTPQQYCHWLFSLGVKVVLVSNGQHPVQLRTQTQYVEVATPDIEVIDTTGAGDSLISGFLFYISQLGVNKVNLANSTDKLELAAKFAVRCGAHTCTQLGVMQALPTLEQVS; this is translated from the coding sequence ATGGAATTATTCGCGCCCGCAGTATCAATGGCCGTACAACGTCATTTACACTCAAGTATCAATTCTAGAGGGCTTACTATGTCACACTGTGCTGCGATGAAATTAACCTGTTTTGGCGAGGCGTTAATTGACTTACTGCCAGATCAAAAAGGCGCGCTATTGCCCATTGTCGGAGGTGCCCCCGCCAATGCGGCCGTGGGTTTTGCGAAGCTCGGCGGTAACGCTGAGTTTATAGGTGGACTGGCAAACGACGCTTTTGGCAAAAAGATCCGCAGCACATTAGAATCTTATGGTGTAACGACAAGGTATTGCCCAGCTTTTGATAATACTAATACGGCACTTGCTGTCGTGACCCTTGACGAACACAACGATAGGCAGTTTAGTTTTTATCGCACTCAAAGCGCCGATCTATTAGTACGCGAAGCTGACTTTGCCAAGTTTCAGTGGCCTGTGTGTGGGTTATTCCATTTTTGCTCTAACACGCTCACTACCAGTGAGATTAGCAAAACTCATATGGCGCTACTTAAACAAGCAGATGTACACCAACAACTTATTAGTTTTGATATAAACCTTAGATTGAATTTGTGGCATGACGTATCGCAACTGAGCAGTCGTGTGGAAGCCTGTTATGCCTACTGCGACATTCTCAAATTTAGCCTTGAAGAGCTGGAATACTTGAGCGAAGCAGCTAATTCAACACCCCAACAATACTGCCATTGGCTATTTTCTTTGGGCGTTAAAGTTGTGTTGGTTTCCAATGGTCAGCACCCTGTGCAGCTGCGTACTCAAACACAATATGTTGAAGTAGCCACGCCAGATATTGAGGTGATTGATACCACTGGCGCGGGTGACAGCCTGATCAGCGGCTTTTTATTCTATATCTCACAACTTGGTGTGAACAAAGTGAATTTAGCCAATAGCACTGATAAGCTGGAATTAGCCGCTAAATTTGCAGTTAGGTGCGGCGCGCACACCTGCACTCAACTTGGTGTAATGCAGGCCTTGCCAACGCTAGAGCAAGTCTCTTAA
- a CDS encoding zinc-dependent metalloprotease, which yields MRKIGKLSFVLFTLLGAMITQAVAAIKPIDEFTDKLNRFPGYYSFYADTNSGKIYLDVDKLKQPFLLQHSLPYGVGSNDIGLDRGQLGGTYLVQFERFGDKVMLRALNSYYRASSANPAEQQSVNEAFASSILQGFTVVAEDADSVLIDYTPYLLSDVHAVSRTLAQREQGSFSLDKSRSAVFMPRSKAFVENTELEAVLTFTGSKPGEFVRQAAADPYAITVHQHHSLVKLPDDNYQPRKFHPQSGYWSIEHKDYSAPLGESMLVRYIPRHRLVKKDPSAKVSEPVEPIVYYLDPGVPEPVKTALLDGAKWWDSAFAAAGYKNAFQIKILPDSADPMDIRYNVIQWVHRATRGWSYGASVIDPRTGEIIKGHVTLGSLRVRQDILIAEALAAPFVKGDEVVSRLHDMALDRIRQLSAHEIGHTLGIAHNFSASAKDRASVMDYPHPLVGFDKNGKLDISQGYAKGMGEWDTQVIKYGYSDFSKADEAKGLQAILNENRELGLEFISDSDARAQGGAHPTAHLWDNGNDPAAELQRVLDVRKQALNSFGINNIKSGVALSQLEEKLVPLYLFHRYQVESAVKLIGGVDYSYEVRSAQAVKGAKIVDNAQQRKALQAVLKTLDAEQLRIPERVLALIPPKAYGESKTRESIYGRTGLVLDAMALPEVAANHSLSLLLNAERLNRLSQHHARDAKHFGLVQMLNALYRKVFDAQASGAMALKLSQRVQYLTAARMAQLASSDKVEPEVQAQLRFQLMRVAKQFDEQSLFSNVSEETAYRHELARQVNAFLDTGKWPEGFKALKMPPGSPI from the coding sequence ATGAGAAAAATAGGGAAGCTATCTTTCGTTCTCTTTACTTTGCTAGGCGCTATGATAACTCAAGCCGTCGCAGCAATTAAGCCCATTGACGAGTTTACTGACAAGTTAAATCGTTTTCCTGGCTATTATTCCTTTTATGCCGATACCAACAGCGGCAAAATTTACTTAGATGTCGACAAGCTTAAGCAACCATTTTTATTACAGCATAGCTTACCTTACGGGGTGGGTTCCAATGACATTGGCCTAGATAGAGGGCAGTTAGGCGGCACATATCTCGTTCAATTTGAGCGCTTTGGCGATAAAGTGATGCTGCGCGCTTTAAACAGTTACTATCGTGCAAGCTCTGCAAATCCCGCGGAGCAGCAAAGTGTCAACGAAGCGTTTGCATCCAGTATCCTGCAAGGGTTCACTGTCGTAGCAGAAGACGCTGACAGTGTGCTTATTGATTACACGCCTTATTTATTGTCGGATGTCCATGCAGTAAGTAGAACACTGGCGCAGCGTGAGCAGGGTAGTTTTAGTCTAGATAAAAGCCGTAGCGCGGTGTTTATGCCTCGCAGTAAGGCTTTTGTTGAAAACACGGAATTAGAAGCGGTGCTCACCTTTACTGGGTCTAAACCGGGTGAATTTGTTCGCCAAGCAGCTGCAGACCCATATGCCATCACCGTTCATCAGCATCATTCATTGGTTAAATTGCCAGATGATAATTACCAACCTCGTAAATTCCATCCACAGTCGGGTTATTGGAGCATAGAGCATAAAGATTACTCAGCGCCGTTAGGCGAGTCTATGTTGGTTCGCTACATTCCTCGCCATCGTTTAGTAAAAAAAGACCCTTCAGCCAAAGTGAGTGAGCCGGTAGAGCCCATTGTTTATTACCTAGACCCAGGTGTACCTGAGCCGGTAAAAACCGCGTTGCTAGATGGTGCCAAGTGGTGGGACAGTGCATTTGCCGCTGCGGGTTATAAAAACGCCTTTCAAATTAAAATATTGCCTGATAGCGCCGATCCAATGGACATTCGCTATAACGTGATCCAGTGGGTGCATCGAGCAACGCGCGGTTGGTCTTACGGTGCATCAGTCATTGACCCACGTACAGGTGAGATCATTAAAGGCCACGTGACACTGGGTTCACTGCGAGTTCGTCAAGATATCTTAATTGCTGAGGCGTTAGCGGCACCATTTGTTAAGGGTGATGAAGTTGTGAGTCGTTTGCACGATATGGCACTGGATAGAATTCGTCAGCTAAGTGCGCATGAGATTGGTCACACGCTAGGTATTGCCCACAACTTCTCGGCATCTGCCAAAGATAGAGCGTCGGTGATGGATTATCCACATCCTCTGGTTGGCTTTGATAAAAATGGTAAGTTAGATATCAGCCAGGGCTATGCTAAAGGCATGGGTGAGTGGGATACGCAGGTGATTAAATATGGCTACAGCGACTTTAGTAAAGCCGATGAAGCTAAAGGGTTGCAGGCTATTTTGAATGAAAACCGTGAGTTAGGGTTAGAATTTATTTCAGATAGTGATGCTCGAGCACAAGGTGGCGCGCATCCTACGGCGCATTTATGGGATAACGGTAATGACCCAGCCGCAGAGCTGCAACGTGTGCTTGATGTGCGCAAGCAGGCGCTAAATAGCTTTGGCATTAACAATATTAAGTCAGGCGTGGCGTTGTCTCAACTAGAAGAAAAGCTGGTGCCACTTTATCTATTCCACCGTTATCAAGTGGAGTCTGCGGTTAAACTCATAGGTGGGGTAGATTACAGTTATGAAGTACGCAGTGCTCAAGCCGTAAAAGGCGCTAAGATTGTAGACAATGCACAGCAAAGAAAAGCACTACAGGCGGTATTAAAAACCTTAGATGCTGAGCAGTTACGTATCCCTGAGCGAGTATTAGCATTGATTCCGCCTAAAGCCTATGGTGAAAGCAAAACGCGTGAAAGCATTTATGGCAGAACCGGCCTAGTACTTGATGCTATGGCGTTGCCTGAAGTGGCTGCCAATCATAGTTTGAGCCTATTACTCAATGCTGAGCGTTTAAATCGTTTATCACAACATCATGCCCGCGATGCCAAGCATTTTGGTTTGGTGCAAATGCTAAACGCTTTATATAGAAAGGTATTTGACGCACAAGCAAGTGGTGCAATGGCGCTAAAACTTAGCCAACGTGTACAGTATTTGACGGCAGCACGTATGGCACAACTTGCCAGCTCTGACAAAGTAGAGCCAGAAGTACAAGCACAGCTGAGATTTCAGTTGATGCGAGTTGCCAAGCAGTTTGATGAGCAATCGTTATTTAGCAACGTGAGTGAAGAAACCGCTTATCGTCATGAACTGGCAAGACAGGTCAATGCCTTTTTAGACACTGGCAAATGGCCAGAAGGCTTTAAAGCACTGAAAATGCCACCAGGATCACCGATTTAA
- a CDS encoding class 1 fructose-bisphosphatase: MRRLPPVLIEDGCSRELLSLIRTILAACKEISFRVGQGALSGVLGSTLDENIQGETQKKLDVLSNQLLKDILLESGYVKAIASEEEDYTVAGNPDAEYIVAFDPLDGSSNTDINSLVGTIFSIMRAPKDSDPADERIFMQPGHQQVAAGYVLYGPCTTLALTIGKGTRIFTLDKTHGSFMLTEEFAKIPEDTKEFAINASNQRHWQPEMQNYVNDLLAGETGPRGKNFNMRWIAAMVGDVHRVLCRGGLFTYPADTKDPNKPYKLRLLYEANPMAMLVEQAGGIAHTGEERILEIEPQEIHQRVSVILGSKNEVEACLGYHK; this comes from the coding sequence ATGCGTAGACTCCCTCCAGTGCTTATTGAAGATGGTTGTTCAAGAGAGTTACTTTCTCTTATTCGTACAATTTTAGCGGCATGTAAAGAGATTTCATTCCGTGTTGGTCAAGGCGCCCTATCTGGCGTACTCGGCTCAACACTTGATGAAAACATTCAAGGTGAAACTCAAAAAAAGCTAGATGTTTTATCTAACCAACTTTTAAAAGACATTCTACTTGAGTCTGGCTACGTTAAAGCAATTGCATCAGAAGAAGAAGACTACACCGTAGCGGGCAACCCTGACGCCGAATATATTGTGGCATTTGACCCACTAGATGGCTCATCAAATACTGACATTAACTCACTTGTGGGTACCATCTTCTCCATTATGAGAGCGCCAAAAGATTCAGATCCTGCCGATGAGCGTATTTTTATGCAGCCAGGCCATCAGCAAGTTGCGGCAGGTTATGTACTTTACGGTCCATGCACCACCTTAGCACTGACTATAGGTAAAGGCACACGTATTTTCACATTAGATAAAACTCACGGCAGCTTTATGCTAACCGAGGAGTTTGCCAAAATTCCTGAAGACACCAAAGAGTTTGCAATTAACGCCTCTAACCAGCGTCATTGGCAGCCTGAGATGCAAAACTACGTCAATGACTTGTTGGCTGGTGAAACTGGCCCGCGTGGTAAAAACTTCAACATGCGCTGGATAGCCGCCATGGTTGGCGACGTACACCGCGTACTGTGCCGTGGTGGTTTGTTCACCTACCCTGCGGATACCAAAGATCCAAACAAACCATATAAGCTACGTTTATTATACGAAGCCAACCCAATGGCCATGCTTGTTGAGCAAGCAGGCGGTATAGCTCATACGGGTGAAGAGCGTATTTTGGAGATTGAGCCGCAAGAGATCCACCAGCGTGTTTCGGTGATCTTAGGCTCTAAAAACGAAGTGGAAGCGTGCTTGGGGTATCATAAGTAA
- a CDS encoding DUF5522 domain-containing protein — protein MLCSNCKQQINCSANQQCWCMELPNILPLSDADGCLCRACLITKLRTYIDSLSQKPIAEQLALARPFKHSAAIEGLDYSIEKGFLVMSRWAHLKRGSCCGNGCKHCPFS, from the coding sequence ATGCTCTGTTCTAATTGCAAGCAACAAATCAATTGCAGTGCCAATCAGCAATGCTGGTGTATGGAGTTGCCCAACATTTTACCTTTATCAGACGCTGATGGCTGTTTATGCCGAGCTTGTTTGATCACAAAGTTACGCACGTACATTGATAGCTTAAGCCAAAAGCCCATAGCGGAGCAACTGGCATTAGCCCGTCCGTTCAAGCATTCAGCGGCCATTGAAGGGCTTGATTACAGCATTGAAAAAGGCTTTTTAGTCATGAGTCGCTGGGCGCATCTAAAACGCGGCAGCTGTTGTGGCAATGGCTGTAAACACTGCCCTTTTAGCTAA
- a CDS encoding sulfurtransferase — MKNLKSCEWLAEHLNKVHVLDAGIVKPGVKTSYAPSAIIHGAKRFDISGALSDPNTDLPNSMCESTQFQANMRQLGINQTDTVVVYDDMGLFSAARAWWMFKSMGFEQVYVLDGGLPRWQALDLPCVQEYAINQDVGDFVAKPRANYFIDSQQVLRAINNDAILLLDARGTKRFTGEDSEPRENMRSGHIPNSKNLPYQQILNEQGLVKSVEALKTLFANLGVTDQALQFSCGSGVTACILAMAADECGFVNLAVYDGSWSEWGQPSDLPVATGV, encoded by the coding sequence GTGAAGAATTTAAAAAGCTGTGAATGGCTGGCTGAGCACCTCAATAAAGTGCATGTATTGGACGCTGGCATAGTCAAGCCCGGCGTAAAGACATCCTATGCTCCGAGTGCCATTATTCACGGCGCAAAACGTTTTGATATCAGTGGTGCTTTATCAGATCCCAATACAGATTTACCTAATAGCATGTGCGAAAGTACGCAATTTCAAGCCAATATGCGCCAGCTAGGTATTAATCAAACAGATACCGTCGTTGTTTATGACGACATGGGGTTGTTTAGTGCTGCAAGAGCGTGGTGGATGTTTAAAAGTATGGGCTTTGAGCAGGTATACGTGCTCGATGGCGGTTTACCGCGTTGGCAAGCACTTGATTTGCCGTGTGTGCAAGAGTACGCCATCAATCAAGACGTGGGAGATTTTGTTGCAAAACCGCGAGCGAATTACTTTATTGATAGTCAGCAGGTGCTCAGAGCGATAAATAATGACGCGATACTTTTACTTGATGCGCGTGGGACTAAACGTTTTACAGGCGAAGACTCAGAGCCGCGAGAAAACATGCGAAGTGGGCATATTCCCAATAGTAAAAATCTACCGTATCAGCAAATACTCAATGAGCAAGGTTTGGTAAAGTCAGTGGAAGCATTAAAGACGCTTTTTGCAAACTTAGGCGTGACCGATCAAGCCTTGCAGTTTAGCTGTGGCTCTGGCGTAACGGCCTGCATTTTAGCAATGGCAGCAGATGAGTGCGGCTTTGTAAACTTGGCGGTATATGATGGCTCTTGGAGCGAATGGGGACAACCTAGTGATTTGCCTGTTGCAACGGGTGTTTAG